TAGCCATCTTCTTTGTTTTGTTTATCAAAGTTAGCCTTTTTTTCTTTCATTTCTTTAATAAAATTATAGAGGTAAAGAAAATAATGCTCAATATCTAAATCTTCTATCTCTTTCATTGATAGATTATAATGCTGTGATAACCTTAAAATAAGAGTATCTATATTATTTTTAAATGTTATTATGTCAATACTTCCGCTGTCATCTTGTTGATTATCATTTGAAGTTTCAAATCGTAATCGGATAAAGGAGCTAAGTTTGGTAAATTTTTCTTCAGATTGCTCAAAAAAAAATCTCGAACTTCTAAATTTGAATTTAACAACTCAATTTTTCTTTGATTAAAGGCATCTGAATAGCCTGTAGGTGCTTCATCTTCAAGTAAGAAAAACATACAAAACATAAGCTCTAAAATCGTTTCATTTGCATTTTTTAATGTGCTTGATTTTTCAATAAACCAATCTAAGGTGCTATTAATATCAAGCAACGTTTGTACTATTTCTTTATTATTATTCGACGCTAAGGCTTCTGTGCTTCTTTTCTTTAATTCATTAACAGCAGTAACCCATTGCTCTTTTGTAAGTAAGAAAGTGTGGAGGTAATTATTTGCTTCCATAATGTTACGATAGTAACGTGAAGATACCTTACCTAAATCTTCCTCCCTGTATGTAAATAGCTTTGTGCCATCGTTAAACGTGTGAACGTGCAAAAGAACAATGTCAGACTTTTTTTTGAATAGGTTTTTTATTTTCTTTATCATCTTTCATTTTTTTAATTATATTTTGTGCTTCAATTTGCTTTTCCAAATTTAGCATATTTTTCTTACTTAATAACTCTTTTAGCTTATCCATAGTGCTTTAAATTATTCACATTTTTTATTATTAATTCCGTAAATTTCTTATGATTCTTGCTCACAAATGTACGATTACTTTTGTCAAAATTAAACCAAAAATCCATTAAATACCTCCACGCATCTAAAACGTGCAACCCAAATTTAGCCTTAGCTTCATTTAACGACTGCTTAGCGTCAGGAAACGACGTTTCAATATCTCGTTCCAATAAGTCTTGATTGTGGAGAATTAAGGCATTATTTCTCATATTAACAAACACTTCGTTAATTATTTCGCCACTCACAGTATGCGGTAAATTTGCCCCCCTAACATAGAACTGCTGTGGTAGTAGTTGCAATTCTTTTTGAATAGTATAGTAATAATTTTGTTTTACTTGCCTATCCGCAGACCCACTTCTACCACTTGCATCGCCCGTAATTCTTATACGACTTCTAAGATAGTAGCCACTATCAAGGTATTTTTCTTTTATTTTTCTGCACACCGCCTGTAAACTGCTAAGATTATAGATATTAGTATGGTCTTGCATTATAGTATCGAATATGTGATATATTTGATTTTCTCTATCAAACTGACCGATAACGCAAACGCAAGGAGTAATGTTAAAGTCAAATCCTATGTCAATATAGTATTCTTCCTTTGGCTCATAATTGGTATGAGCAAAATGTTTCATTTTGTTGTAGCCATAGAAAAAAGGCACTTCATTACTATACTGCCCCCACTCGCCAAGACAATACGGTAAGTACTTTGACGGATTGGTAACTTTCAAATTCTCATACATCGCAATTCTATCTGCTGTAACATTTTCTAAGTTATCCTTATAGGTTGTGTGTGTACTTCTGTATTTAACTGTATGCGGTTTGCCGTCAATCTCATAACTTATTGACTTCGTGAAATTCTTATCATTTGTCCCTGCAAAATAGTTTTTATAAAGCCAAAAGTTTTTTTTGTCCATTACACCTTTTGGTAATTCAGGATTAAATAAAAAATATTGCTTTACTTTTCCTTTGTTAGTCCTTAGTGTAGTGCTTATAGTCGTAAAGTCTTCAATAGTTATCTGGTCGCCCTCCTCATACCAGGCGTGTGACGGATTACGAATAGATTTTAATTTCGGTGCATTATCACAACCTCTGCTTATAAACTTATTTCCATTGGTACAAATTATTTCTAACGGACTTACTTTGAATTGGAAAAAGTCGGACAACCCCCATTCCTCTACAATATCTTTGATTGTCTGCCATTGACTATCTTTGATGCTTTCGTATGTCTTCTTTATCATAATGCACCTAAAATATTTCAACTGCAAACAATCTAAAATTAGTTTTTGTGCTGTAAAATGCGACTTGCCACTATCACGACCACCCCAAATAAATTCAATGTCAATATCGTTAGGTTCTAATATGTGTCTATAACAAGGTAAGAACATAGCCTCATCTATCTCTATTGTTGATACCTGTGTGGAGGCTGTCATTTTACTTTTTCTTTTCTTTTACAATTTTTATTGCAAATCTGTTAGGTATCAAATCAGAACCGCCTTTGCCTGTAAGCTCCAATTGTGCTGGAACATAGTCGCCCTCTATTTTGCTTATGTATTCAAGTGCTTTTAACCTTTCGCCGTAAGTTGGCATAATTATTTTTACGCCATCATCTGTTTTTATTTTCTTTGCATTTCCTATTGCAATATCCTCCGCAATTTTCAACCTGTCTATTTTGCTTAAAATAAGCTCTTTTTTGACTTCTTTTTCTGCATTTATACTTACCCTTTCAAGTTCTCTATTTTTGGCTGTAATGTATTCAGAATAGTATTTGTCGTGCAAATCAAAGGCTCTTTTTTTATGAATTGCGTATTTAGAACTTAATAGTTCGTAAAAGGGCGTTTTAAGGTTCGCTTTTGAATCGGATTTTTGCAATTCTTTTATAAGCAATGTTTTAAATTGCTCATCTGAAATTCTGTTTCCTTTCTGCTTACCTCTCTTGCTCATATCATTTTGTTTTAGAAAACCATTGTAAATAAATCTGATATACTATTTGTTCTGTCATTAATGTTATAAATATTTATTTCTTGCTTGGATTTTGATAGCTTTATTATCATAGGTAAATACTTAAAATTTGTGTAGTTTTTTCCCTTACTACACAATAAAATCAAACCACACAGCTTTTTATGCTGCTTTCAGATTGTATTTCTGAATCTTTCTGATTTCTTCCTTAGTGTAGCCTTGTCCCTCAAGGTCTTCCTGACCTCGTTTGATAGTGCCTTGTGCTAATTTTCTCATCTTTTTAGATTTAAGCGTTGATTGGAATATTCCGTGCCAACGTGTTCCTGTTTTTCTTTATGAAACACGTATATCAAATTATTATTTTCATCTACTAATCTATATTTTTGCCCTCTGTGTGTTTCAAGCAATATAGAGTAGTTTCTGCTCATTGTTAAATGCCTCTTATATGTCCAATCGTTCCAAAACACTTCAATAACATCACGCAAAAAACCTTTTTTTTTGGTGTAAGTATCTGCTGATTTATCTATTGTTTTAACTGAACGAAAAAAAGGAGTTAAATTTATTTCTTTATCCTTAAAAGGCAAATCTTTTGAAAAAAAATCGTAAAACTCTTTAAATCTTACCTCATCTCCATCTTTTTTATTTTCTAAGCACCAAACATAAAAATCCTCTTTTGTTCTGAATGTTGAATTTTTTCCGTAAACATCAGCATAAATAGAATAAATATTATCAAAATTTGTTTCTGAATATCCCTTTACTTTAACTCCATTCTCTCTAAGTGTATTGTAGAACAATGTATAATGGGTATGATTTTCATTAATCAGTCTGCTTTTTGATGACTTGGATTTATCGTAAATATCTTTAAATACCTCCTTATATCTTGGTGTCATATTACTGTATTGCAAATTATTTATATGCATTTTTTGCAACACAACACCTGATAAATTTCTACTTGTGCAATTTTCAATTTCTTTGTCTATATTAATCCATTCGTGCCAAAATGGATTATACGCCACAATAACCTTATTTCCTCTGCGTAATAATTCATCTACAAGTTCCCAACGGCTTTCTATCGTAGGAGAACCAACTTCTGTATTTTTTCTCGTTTCATCGCTGGTATGTGTTATCGATATATAAAATACTTTGTTTGATTTTATCATATCCAAATACTCATATATTCTGCTTCCACCTCTCGTTTGTATTGAATGTTTAATGCCATAATCTTCAAATAGTTCAAACATTGGTAAACTGATTTGTTCATTTGTTTTTGCAAATGGGTCTGTTTTATTAGATGCCGTTACAACCATATCGTGTTGCAACATCATAGCAACTTCGTTTTTTTGATGCCTGAAATTTGTTATTTGGTTAAACAATTTTTGTGGGTCAATTCGTCGGTCAGGTTTGTTTAAATTTGCAAAACAATATCCGCAATTGTGCGAACACCAATTATGAGAAACATCTAAGGCTTCTGGCACTAACATAAATTCCCCTGCAAATAAAGTTATCATTGTTCTATGTATTTATTTAATATTTCATTTAAAATATAATTATCATTTTCTCCGTTCATTTGTTTTGCAACAAGTTTGTACTTCTGCTTAACTTGATTAGTAACATTTAAAATCAATGGTAATAAGATTCCTTTAGCCTTTTCTTCAACTTCATAATCATCATCTCCGCCTAAATCCATATTACTATTATCAATTTCAAGTTCTTGATAAGTAACATTTAAAGCCTGTACGTTTATTTCAAATTCTTCAACATCTATCCATTCCACCAACACTTCTTGTGCTATCGGGTTTTGTTTTTGATTATGAACCTCTAAAAGAATTTTGATAGCATCTTCCTTGTTTTTAACCTCGCAAAAATTTGCGGTTAATTTATTAGGAATCTTAACACCCTGCGATACTAGTTCATTTAATATTTGAGTTCGAGTATGTCCGTCAATCCAGTAAACATCACCATCAATCTCGCACACATCATAGGCTTTAGCTATTCCATATCTCTTGATTGAGTTTTTAATATGCTCATAATTATATGGCAACTTTAGATTATCAGGCTGTAAATCTTTTACACTTTGCCATTCAATTAATTCAGTTTTGTAAATCCTGTTCTTAATCATACTACAAATATAATAATAATTTCATTAGTCTATCATAATAAGGCTTAAATGTTTTATTTCCGCTATTCCTTTCTAAAAATGAAATATGAGTATCAATGAATTTCGGCACATCAGAAACAAAAGTAGCACTATCAAGCTGTACTTCTTTTATTTTAATATTTTTGAGTTTTATTTTTAATTCAGAAAGGTGCATTAAAATAATT
This DNA window, taken from Chitinophagales bacterium, encodes the following:
- a CDS encoding PBSX family phage terminase large subunit, translated to MTASTQVSTIEIDEAMFLPCYRHILEPNDIDIEFIWGGRDSGKSHFTAQKLILDCLQLKYFRCIMIKKTYESIKDSQWQTIKDIVEEWGLSDFFQFKVSPLEIICTNGNKFISRGCDNAPKLKSIRNPSHAWYEEGDQITIEDFTTISTTLRTNKGKVKQYFLFNPELPKGVMDKKNFWLYKNYFAGTNDKNFTKSISYEIDGKPHTVKYRSTHTTYKDNLENVTADRIAMYENLKVTNPSKYLPYCLGEWGQYSNEVPFFYGYNKMKHFAHTNYEPKEEYYIDIGFDFNITPCVCVIGQFDRENQIYHIFDTIMQDHTNIYNLSSLQAVCRKIKEKYLDSGYYLRSRIRITGDASGRSGSADRQVKQNYYYTIQKELQLLPQQFYVRGANLPHTVSGEIINEVFVNMRNNALILHNQDLLERDIETSFPDAKQSLNEAKAKFGLHVLDAWRYLMDFWFNFDKSNRTFVSKNHKKFTELIIKNVNNLKHYG
- a CDS encoding radical SAM protein yields the protein MITLFAGEFMLVPEALDVSHNWCSHNCGYCFANLNKPDRRIDPQKLFNQITNFRHQKNEVAMMLQHDMVVTASNKTDPFAKTNEQISLPMFELFEDYGIKHSIQTRGGSRIYEYLDMIKSNKVFYISITHTSDETRKNTEVGSPTIESRWELVDELLRRGNKVIVAYNPFWHEWINIDKEIENCTSRNLSGVVLQKMHINNLQYSNMTPRYKEVFKDIYDKSKSSKSRLINENHTHYTLFYNTLRENGVKVKGYSETNFDNIYSIYADVYGKNSTFRTKEDFYVWCLENKKDGDEVRFKEFYDFFSKDLPFKDKEINLTPFFRSVKTIDKSADTYTKKKGFLRDVIEVFWNDWTYKRHLTMSRNYSILLETHRGQKYRLVDENNNLIYVFHKEKQEHVGTEYSNQRLNLKR